In the genome of Dermacentor andersoni chromosome 3, qqDerAnde1_hic_scaffold, whole genome shotgun sequence, one region contains:
- the LOC126520757 gene encoding scoloptoxin SSD14-like — protein sequence MAVLLPHRCGLGGSLVALYYDRSTRLVTALDAVGVVSTEAESSFFKDNSTLASYGRMAPIVPGAVAGMHAIHKKLGKLNWPSVFGPAIALAQQNYPIGPHFAKALRRNEKRIEPFYRRMFSKVKNVEYLKLSKGLYQLLYDVANKGWKFFYTGKHARRLVNDLARGSGFITLEDLDHYEAHWVQPLVFNMKTHKTVYGVPVPGGGALLGPILDIMDITQVTITPSS from the exons ATGGCCGTCTTGCTACCGCACCGATGTGGACTCGGCGGATCCCTGGTGGCCCTCTACTACGACCG GTCGACTCGCTTGGTAACAGCTCTAGACGCCGTGGGTGTGGTGTCTACGGAGGCCGAGTCATCGTTCTTCAAAGATAACTCGACGCTCGCCAGCTACG GTCGCATGGCGCCCATCGTGCCAGGAGCAGTAGCGGGCATGCACGCCATCCACAAGAAGCTCGGCAAACTGAACTGGCCCAGCGTCTTCGGCCCCGCTATTGCGCTCGCCCAGCAAAACTACCCGATTGGGCCGCATTTCGCCAAAGCCTTACGAAGGAACGAGAAACGAATCGAACCTTTCTATAG ACGCATGTTCTCGAAAGTTAAGAACGTGGAGTACCTGAAACTAAGTAAAGGCCTTTACCAATTGCTGTATGACGTGGCTAACAAAGGCTGGAAATTCTTCTACACTGGGAAACATGCCAGGCGGCTGGTGAACGACCTCGCGCGTGGCT CGGGTTTCATCACACTTGAAGACTTGGACCACTACGAGGCGCATTGGGTGCAGCCGCTCGTCTTCAACATGAAAACCCACAAGACCGTCTATGGTGTGCCCGTCCCTGGCGGTGGAGCGTTGCTGGGGCCTATCTTGGATATAATGGACATCACGCAAGTCACAATCACGCCTTCGAGTTAG